One genomic window of Maribacter aquivivus includes the following:
- a CDS encoding glycosyltransferase — protein sequence MKILQVNKYFYPDIGGVETVVNQYAQALKDYHTVKVLCVHKEFCLNTVEENINGIEVIRCSSFGTFMSMPISLSFFYYFFKYYRKFDAFHFHEPFPLASILSLFLNEKNKIIVTWHSDIIKQKSLKRFVEYFQSFLCKKASIITTTSPNLLDFSAVLKQYSNKVRILPLGIDFDFENKEYPLGEYILCLGRLSYYKGIDILLDAFLKTETDKELLIIGDGDKRIVELILATQRSTSKKIKFINRFVNENEKQSFLQNSLFFVFPSIAASEAFGIIQLEAMSYGKPIINTNLPTGVPYVSLDNVTGITVEPSNILELTEAIDKLSFDKELVIQMGINARERVATHFSNSQIMAELLDIYDNL from the coding sequence TTGAAAATTTTACAAGTAAATAAATATTTTTATCCTGATATCGGTGGAGTTGAAACTGTTGTGAATCAATATGCTCAAGCATTAAAGGATTATCATACAGTTAAAGTCTTATGTGTTCATAAAGAATTTTGCCTTAATACGGTTGAGGAAAATATTAATGGAATTGAAGTAATTAGATGTTCATCTTTTGGAACCTTTATGTCTATGCCTATTTCGCTTTCTTTTTTTTACTATTTTTTTAAATATTATAGAAAATTTGATGCTTTTCATTTTCATGAACCTTTTCCATTAGCTTCAATTTTGTCTTTATTTTTAAATGAAAAGAATAAAATTATTGTTACTTGGCACAGTGATATAATTAAACAAAAATCATTAAAACGTTTTGTTGAATACTTTCAATCGTTTCTATGTAAAAAGGCATCTATTATTACTACTACATCGCCAAATTTACTTGATTTTTCTGCGGTTTTGAAGCAGTATTCTAATAAGGTTCGCATATTGCCATTAGGTATTGACTTCGATTTTGAAAATAAAGAATACCCTTTAGGTGAATATATCCTTTGTTTGGGAAGACTATCATACTATAAAGGTATTGATATACTTTTAGATGCCTTTTTAAAAACTGAAACGGATAAAGAGTTATTAATTATAGGTGATGGCGATAAAAGAATAGTCGAATTAATATTGGCTACTCAACGAAGCACAAGTAAAAAGATTAAATTTATTAATCGATTTGTAAATGAGAACGAAAAGCAAAGTTTTTTGCAAAATTCTCTTTTTTTTGTATTTCCATCTATAGCTGCGAGTGAAGCTTTCGGTATTATACAACTTGAAGCCATGTCTTATGGTAAGCCAATTATAAATACTAATTTGCCTACAGGGGTGCCTTATGTGAGTTTAGATAATGTAACTGGAATAACAGTTGAACCTTCTAATATATTAGAGCTAACCGAAGCTATAGATAAATTATCTTTTGACAAGGAATTAGTTATTCAAATGGGAATAAATGCTAGAGAAAGAGTTGCCACTCATTTTTCTAATTCACAAATTATGGCCGAATTATTGGATATCTATGATAACTTATGA
- a CDS encoding O-antigen ligase family protein has protein sequence MKLDKDFFGFYIFAFILPLPLPLIVSSLAAAILIINGLVLFKKPISVDFLSLAFFLFFSSDLLSSFFSGRSFFDNTIVNDVKIICAVLPLIVFNIKLKFKLKTLQYSILKVFTFGVLCYIIYCIFYYFYFIYTHPRYTVQIDNYLFWAIENNFPGTYHRTYIGSYIVLSSVFVLNQYIKGRNIQDKIGFGFIFLLELCAIFFLGSKLTMGLFLVINTLLLLKYYRILILPLFLSIGLGFFLVKEWIFKSLTKSYFDRTVFFNKSLEIIEDNLLFGIGEKNILNYTVVINEVKTVLIPHNSFLKELLSNGLLGLIILFCLLGYLIFIAFKSGNLIFQYFLILVLGLCLIEDFLYMQRGLFFFVFFTVFFINTGNRKNLI, from the coding sequence ATGAAATTAGATAAAGATTTTTTCGGATTTTATATTTTTGCATTTATTTTACCATTGCCATTACCATTAATAGTATCATCCTTAGCAGCAGCTATATTAATAATAAACGGTCTTGTTTTATTTAAAAAACCAATTAGTGTTGATTTTTTGTCTTTAGCTTTTTTTTTATTTTTTAGTTCTGACTTATTGTCGTCGTTTTTCTCTGGAAGAAGCTTCTTTGATAATACCATAGTTAATGATGTAAAGATAATTTGTGCAGTTTTGCCTTTAATAGTATTTAACATTAAGCTGAAATTTAAACTTAAAACTTTACAGTATTCTATACTTAAGGTGTTTACGTTTGGTGTTTTATGTTATATTATATATTGCATATTTTACTATTTTTATTTTATATACACCCACCCTCGATATACTGTTCAGATTGATAATTATTTATTTTGGGCAATAGAAAATAATTTTCCCGGTACTTACCATAGAACTTATATAGGCTCTTATATTGTTTTGTCTTCGGTATTCGTCTTGAATCAATATATTAAGGGTCGAAACATACAGGATAAAATTGGTTTCGGATTTATTTTCTTATTAGAGTTATGTGCTATTTTTTTTCTTGGTTCAAAATTAACAATGGGCTTGTTTTTAGTCATAAACACTTTGTTGTTATTAAAATATTACAGAATACTGATTTTACCTTTATTTTTATCAATTGGATTAGGTTTTTTTCTTGTTAAAGAATGGATTTTTAAATCTTTAACAAAATCATATTTTGATAGGACAGTGTTTTTCAATAAGTCTTTAGAAATAATAGAGGATAATTTATTATTTGGTATAGGAGAGAAGAATATATTAAATTATACTGTAGTAATAAATGAAGTAAAAACGGTATTAATACCTCATAATTCATTTTTAAAAGAACTTTTATCAAATGGGTTGTTAGGTCTGATTATACTATTTTGTTTGTTAGGATATTTAATCTTTATTGCTTTTAAGAGTGGTAATTTAATTTTTCAATATTTTTTAATTTTGGTTCTTGGTCTTTGCTTGATAGAAGATTTTTTATATATGCAAAGAGGACTTTTCTTTTTTGTTTTTTTTACGGTTTTCTTTATCAATACGGGTAATCGCAAAAATTTAATATAA
- a CDS encoding exopolysaccharide biosynthesis polyprenyl glycosylphosphotransferase, which yields MPNPSILNSIERKFILLVGDLVIIIASLNVFVNNAIDIEFISFKLKVIVTLFGVFSFLTLSYILDLYNLQRTLKRKYVVSQALYITALFVFIVFIFSVLFFDTSFWRIPLLVFLILTPIEIALWRLFFVNVFRVIPTTRNVLLIYDKETEKHFREVTSSIDGEDVETFYKVKLTYNLNQHTEIRKKFLVATEKVDSWIVNIKNYSDFPDDLEKILLRSILKGKEVISYTSFYENTYEALPIQSHNDSFYEILQLRNRKIRYLHTIFSFFVNLILSLFVGITLVICIPFVYVLNLFFNKGPLFYTQKRVGLHGNEFKIYKFRSMVVNAEKEGAKMAVKNDTRITPFGRILRIFRIDELPQIISVIKGDMQFIGPRPERKVFVNQLNSLVPFYGTRHLIKPGITGWAQVKYKYGENLEDSIKKLEYDLYYIKNRSITLDLRIIFKTVTTVLFSRGV from the coding sequence ATGCCAAATCCTTCCATTTTAAATTCAATAGAGCGAAAATTTATACTATTAGTAGGAGATTTGGTAATAATTATTGCCAGTCTAAATGTTTTTGTAAATAATGCAATTGATATTGAATTTATATCGTTCAAGCTAAAGGTGATAGTTACTTTATTTGGTGTATTCTCTTTTCTAACGCTTTCTTATATTTTAGACTTGTATAATCTACAAAGAACTTTAAAAAGAAAGTACGTAGTATCCCAAGCCTTATATATAACTGCATTATTTGTTTTTATAGTTTTTATATTTTCTGTATTATTTTTTGATACTAGTTTTTGGAGAATACCTCTATTAGTTTTCCTTATACTTACACCAATAGAAATAGCTCTATGGAGATTGTTTTTTGTAAATGTTTTTAGAGTTATACCGACTACGAGGAATGTATTATTAATTTATGATAAGGAAACAGAAAAACATTTTAGAGAAGTAACTTCTTCTATTGACGGTGAGGATGTAGAAACATTTTATAAAGTCAAATTAACTTATAATCTTAATCAACATACTGAGATAAGAAAAAAGTTTTTGGTTGCTACTGAAAAAGTTGATTCATGGATTGTAAATATTAAAAATTATAGTGATTTTCCAGATGATTTAGAAAAAATACTTTTAAGATCTATTCTTAAAGGGAAAGAGGTTATATCATATACATCGTTTTATGAGAACACCTATGAAGCACTGCCTATACAATCTCATAATGATAGTTTTTATGAAATTTTACAGTTAAGAAATAGGAAAATAAGATATTTGCATACAATATTTAGTTTTTTTGTAAATCTAATTCTTTCTCTTTTTGTTGGAATCACTTTGGTTATATGTATCCCTTTTGTTTATGTGTTAAATCTTTTTTTTAACAAAGGACCATTATTTTATACTCAAAAGCGTGTAGGTCTTCACGGTAATGAGTTTAAAATTTATAAGTTTAGATCTATGGTCGTTAATGCAGAAAAAGAAGGTGCTAAAATGGCCGTTAAAAATGATACAAGAATAACCCCATTCGGTAGAATTTTAAGGATATTTAGAATTGATGAACTACCACAAATCATTTCGGTGATTAAAGGTGATATGCAATTCATAGGTCCTAGACCAGAACGCAAAGTATTTGTTAATCAATTAAATTCTCTAGTACCTTTTTACGGAACTAGACATTTAATAAAACCTGGTATAACAGGTTGGGCGCAAGTGAAATATAAATATGGGGAGAATCTTGAAGATTCTATTAAAAAATTAGAGTATGATTTATATTATATTAAGAATCGTTCTATCACTCTCGATTTAAGAATAATTTTTAAAACTGTAACTACGGTTTTATTCTCTAGAGGAGTATAA
- a CDS encoding UDP-glucuronic acid decarboxylase family protein gives MKKILITGAAGFLGSHLCDRFIAEDFHVIGMDNLITGDLNNISHLFSHPNFEFHHHDITKFVHVSGKLDYILHFASPASPIDYLKIPIKTLKVGSLGTLNLLGLAKEKGSRILVASTSEVYGDPLVHPQNEEYFGNVNPIGPRGVYDEAKRFMESITMAYHRHHGLDTRIVRIFNTYGPRMRLNDGRVVPAFMGQALRGEDLTVFGDGSQSRSFCYIDDQVEGIYRLLFSDYTDPVNIGNPHETTIKEFAEEIIALTGTKQKVIYKPLPQDDPTQRQPDITKAKEILGWEPKVDRAEGLKIVYDYFKSLSKEDLQKKEHRDFSTK, from the coding sequence ATGAAAAAAATATTAATTACGGGAGCTGCTGGTTTTTTAGGTTCTCACCTTTGCGACAGATTTATTGCTGAAGATTTCCATGTAATTGGAATGGATAACCTTATTACAGGAGATTTAAATAATATATCTCACTTGTTTTCACATCCAAATTTTGAATTTCATCACCATGATATAACAAAATTTGTACATGTATCTGGTAAACTTGATTATATTTTACATTTTGCTTCTCCGGCAAGTCCTATTGATTATTTAAAAATTCCTATCAAAACTTTGAAAGTTGGTTCCTTAGGTACGCTAAACCTTTTAGGTTTGGCAAAAGAAAAAGGTTCAAGAATTTTGGTTGCCTCAACTTCCGAAGTTTATGGTGATCCATTGGTTCATCCTCAAAATGAGGAATATTTTGGTAATGTAAACCCTATTGGTCCTCGCGGTGTATATGATGAAGCTAAGCGCTTCATGGAGTCCATTACAATGGCATATCATAGACATCATGGATTAGATACTCGTATCGTTCGTATATTTAATACCTATGGTCCTAGAATGCGTTTAAATGATGGACGGGTGGTACCTGCATTTATGGGGCAAGCGCTACGAGGCGAAGATTTAACCGTATTCGGAGATGGTTCTCAAAGTAGGTCATTCTGTTATATCGATGATCAAGTAGAAGGAATATACCGATTGCTATTTAGTGATTATACAGATCCGGTTAATATTGGTAATCCGCATGAAACTACTATTAAAGAATTTGCAGAAGAGATTATTGCTTTAACAGGTACCAAACAAAAAGTGATTTACAAGCCTCTACCGCAAGATGATCCTACACAACGTCAACCCGATATTACAAAAGCGAAGGAAATTCTGGGCTGGGAACCAAAAGTAGATAGGGCAGAAGGATTAAAAATCGTATACGATTATTTCAAATCGTTGTCTAAAGAGGATTTACAGAAGAAAGAGCATAGAGATTTCTCTACTAAATAG
- the purD gene encoding phosphoribosylamine--glycine ligase, translating to MNILILGSGGREHTFAWKLVQSNKLSKLFVAPGNAGTEKIATNIPIGVNDFEAIKKLVLKENIELVMVGPEDPLVNGIHDFFIGDQELKNVAVIGPEKLAATLEGSKEFAKEFMMRHEIPTAQYKSFTAETVEDGFKFLEELNPPFVLKADGLAAGKGVVILNDLTEAKVELKSMLVDQKFGAASETVVIEEFLDGIELSVFVLTDGDSYKVLPTAKDYKRIGEGDTGLNTGGMGAISPVPFASKTFMDKIEQRIVKPTVEGLKNDNMPYKGFIFIGLIKVGDDPKVIEYNVRMGDPETEVVLPRIQNDLVELLQAVADQKLSKIDLLLDDRTATTVMTVSGGYPGSYEKGKEITGIDSITESLVFHAGTILKDGKVVTNGGRVMAITSFGTDFKSALAQSYKNVEKLSFEGINYRKDLGFDL from the coding sequence ATGAATATTTTAATTCTAGGATCAGGTGGTCGTGAGCATACTTTTGCTTGGAAATTAGTACAAAGTAATAAACTATCAAAACTATTTGTGGCACCAGGAAATGCTGGTACAGAAAAAATCGCAACAAACATACCAATTGGTGTAAATGATTTTGAAGCTATTAAGAAATTAGTTTTAAAGGAGAATATTGAACTTGTAATGGTTGGCCCAGAAGATCCGTTGGTAAATGGAATTCATGATTTTTTTATAGGTGACCAAGAATTAAAAAATGTGGCTGTTATCGGTCCTGAGAAATTAGCGGCTACTTTAGAAGGTAGTAAGGAGTTTGCGAAAGAATTTATGATGCGTCATGAAATACCTACCGCTCAGTATAAAAGTTTTACGGCTGAGACTGTTGAAGACGGATTTAAATTTTTGGAAGAACTAAATCCTCCGTTCGTTTTAAAAGCTGACGGATTGGCTGCTGGTAAAGGTGTAGTTATTCTAAATGACTTAACCGAAGCCAAAGTTGAGCTAAAATCAATGTTAGTTGATCAAAAGTTTGGTGCAGCTAGTGAAACTGTTGTTATTGAAGAGTTTCTTGATGGTATTGAACTAAGTGTTTTTGTGCTAACCGATGGTGATAGTTACAAAGTGCTACCAACAGCAAAAGATTATAAAAGAATAGGTGAGGGTGATACCGGACTCAATACTGGCGGTATGGGAGCTATTTCGCCGGTTCCCTTCGCAAGTAAGACCTTTATGGATAAGATTGAGCAGCGAATTGTGAAACCTACGGTAGAAGGTCTTAAAAACGATAATATGCCTTATAAAGGTTTTATTTTTATCGGACTCATAAAAGTTGGTGATGATCCTAAGGTTATTGAATACAACGTTAGAATGGGTGATCCTGAAACTGAAGTTGTTTTACCGCGTATTCAAAATGATCTTGTAGAACTGCTACAAGCTGTGGCTGATCAGAAATTGTCTAAAATAGATTTGCTGCTTGATGATAGAACAGCTACCACGGTTATGACTGTCTCTGGTGGTTACCCTGGTTCATACGAAAAAGGAAAAGAGATCACTGGAATTGATTCTATTACTGAATCACTGGTATTTCACGCAGGTACTATACTTAAAGATGGTAAAGTAGTTACTAATGGTGGTAGGGTAATGGCAATTACTTCTTTTGGTACTGATTTTAAATCGGCACTGGCGCAATCGTATAAAAATGTAGAGAAGCTTTCCTTTGAAGGAATTAATTATAGAAAAGATCTAGGTTTCGATCTTTAA
- a CDS encoding DUF6341 family protein — MKSFFEGIADLFVNVLFAPLDFLRFADSWALANILNWIFMLIGSVAFVYWMLQLKKYNDNGEEDKSSTSHSYL; from the coding sequence ATGAAATCATTTTTTGAAGGTATCGCAGATTTGTTCGTAAATGTACTATTTGCACCATTAGATTTTTTACGTTTTGCAGATAGTTGGGCTTTAGCAAATATCTTAAACTGGATATTTATGTTGATAGGTTCTGTAGCATTTGTGTATTGGATGCTTCAATTGAAGAAATATAATGATAATGGTGAAGAGGATAAGTCTAGTACTTCTCACTCTTACTTATAA
- a CDS encoding DUF4254 domain-containing protein codes for MFSEFAFNIFNTSIDKYHVEDDVYQSFHNPYSKEDIEHLLYRKNWIDTVQWHYEDIIRNPDINPDDALVLKRKIDASNQDRTDLVEFIDSYFLNKYQSVDVKADATINTESPAWAIDRLSILALKIYHMNEEATRADASLEHREKCQVKLEILLEQKNDLFVAIDQLLADIERGTKYMKVYKQMKMYNDEELNPILRGNK; via the coding sequence ATGTTTAGCGAATTCGCATTTAATATATTTAATACCAGTATTGATAAATATCACGTAGAGGATGATGTCTATCAAAGTTTTCATAATCCTTATTCAAAAGAAGATATAGAGCACTTGCTATATCGCAAAAACTGGATTGATACCGTTCAATGGCATTATGAGGATATTATTAGAAATCCGGATATCAACCCTGACGACGCCTTAGTTTTAAAACGTAAAATAGATGCAAGTAATCAGGACAGAACTGACTTGGTGGAGTTCATTGATAGTTATTTTCTTAATAAATACCAATCGGTAGATGTTAAGGCAGATGCTACTATTAATACGGAGAGCCCTGCTTGGGCAATTGATCGCCTGTCTATTTTAGCGCTGAAAATTTATCATATGAATGAAGAGGCTACTAGAGCAGATGCTTCTTTAGAGCATAGAGAAAAATGCCAAGTTAAACTCGAAATCTTGCTTGAGCAGAAAAACGACCTTTTTGTAGCTATAGACCAACTACTTGCAGATATTGAAAGGGGTACCAAGTATATGAAAGTATATAAGCAAATGAAGATGTATAATGATGAGGAACTAAACCCCATCCTTCGTGGCAACAAATAA
- a CDS encoding glycosyltransferase family 9 protein encodes MATNKTVHILVIRLSAMGDVAMTVPVLLGVLKKYPKVKITVLTKEFTAPIFENIPNVSVFKADVKGRHKGFLGLWKLYKELKTLQIDVVADLHNVLRSTVLKQFFKLSTIPFIQVDKGRAAKKALVNPDRTSFSPLPTTFERYAEVFGKLGYPIAISEMETLSKRLIPDSAKHLINFEGKMLIGIAPFAAFSGKMYPLPLMEEVIAMLNSTNNYQIVLFGGGKKEIEVLTTWETQFNNCFNAAGKLSFSDELGLISNLQLMLAMDSGNAHLAAMFGVPTVTIWGVTHPYAGFSPFNQPRHYSLLSDRKKYPAIPTSIYGNKYPDGYDKVMETILPETIIQKISEILKTPD; translated from the coding sequence GTGGCAACAAATAAAACTGTTCACATATTGGTAATACGACTTTCCGCTATGGGAGATGTCGCTATGACTGTTCCGGTTCTTTTAGGGGTTTTAAAAAAATATCCTAAGGTAAAGATCACGGTTTTAACAAAAGAATTTACAGCACCTATATTTGAAAATATCCCAAATGTCTCCGTTTTTAAAGCTGATGTAAAAGGAAGACATAAAGGCTTTTTAGGACTTTGGAAATTATATAAGGAATTGAAGACGTTACAGATCGATGTAGTTGCAGATTTGCATAACGTGCTACGTAGTACTGTTCTAAAACAGTTTTTTAAACTATCAACAATTCCTTTTATTCAAGTGGATAAGGGAAGGGCTGCTAAGAAAGCTTTGGTTAATCCGGATCGAACATCTTTTAGCCCTTTGCCGACTACTTTTGAGCGCTATGCTGAGGTTTTTGGTAAGCTTGGGTATCCTATTGCTATAAGTGAGATGGAAACCTTATCTAAAAGACTAATTCCTGATTCAGCAAAACACTTAATTAATTTTGAAGGAAAGATGCTTATTGGTATTGCCCCGTTTGCAGCGTTTAGTGGAAAAATGTATCCACTACCATTGATGGAAGAGGTAATAGCCATGTTGAATTCTACAAATAATTATCAAATTGTATTATTTGGAGGAGGGAAAAAAGAGATTGAGGTTTTGACAACATGGGAAACTCAGTTTAACAATTGCTTTAATGCAGCAGGCAAATTATCATTCTCAGATGAATTAGGTTTAATTTCTAACCTGCAATTGATGCTAGCGATGGATAGTGGAAATGCTCATTTAGCTGCTATGTTTGGCGTGCCAACTGTAACAATTTGGGGTGTTACGCATCCATATGCTGGTTTCTCACCTTTTAATCAGCCGAGGCATTATTCCCTTTTATCCGACAGAAAAAAATATCCTGCAATACCAACTTCTATTTATGGTAATAAATACCCAGATGGTTATGATAAGGTCATGGAAACCATATTACCAGAAACAATCATCCAGAAAATAAGTGAAATTTTAAAAACTCCGGATTAA
- a CDS encoding TetR/AcrR family transcriptional regulator, giving the protein MNKSLKRMATMQRLQNTGLELFYAQGYYETSIDDILKKLDLSKGAFYYHFDSKEDFFIQIIQNLLARKIYSTLIEPIEGHENPLTLITKCFDDAMETAVHNEMDYGCILSNFLTEFNGKNEVIMRHLNEIVTVWEVNLITTLQKGKFNGYLDRHVDCEAAATFIMSSYFGVRTLMTSAAPASKKYRFMSQLRQYFKSIEAKPVNY; this is encoded by the coding sequence ATGAACAAGAGCCTTAAGCGCATGGCAACCATGCAACGTTTACAGAACACCGGATTAGAATTGTTTTACGCCCAAGGGTATTACGAAACTAGTATAGATGATATTCTTAAAAAATTAGACCTTTCTAAGGGGGCTTTTTACTATCATTTCGATTCTAAAGAAGACTTCTTCATTCAAATAATTCAAAATTTATTGGCACGTAAAATCTATAGTACTTTAATAGAGCCTATAGAAGGGCATGAGAACCCATTAACATTAATAACGAAATGTTTTGATGATGCTATGGAAACTGCAGTGCATAATGAAATGGATTACGGGTGTATTTTAAGTAATTTCTTAACTGAATTCAATGGTAAGAATGAAGTTATTATGCGTCACTTAAATGAAATTGTTACCGTTTGGGAGGTAAATTTAATAACTACATTACAAAAAGGTAAATTCAATGGCTATTTAGACCGTCATGTAGATTGTGAAGCTGCAGCTACTTTTATAATGAGTTCTTATTTCGGAGTAAGAACCTTAATGACAAGTGCAGCACCTGCTTCTAAAAAATATAGATTTATGTCTCAACTACGTCAATACTTTAAAAGTATAGAAGCTAAGCCCGTAAATTATTAA
- the arsS gene encoding arsenosugar biosynthesis radical SAM (seleno)protein ArsS (Some members of this family are selenoproteins.) — protein sequence MATKSLKAKGNDLAVSNKQLEILNGGIFADGELPYFKDKIAEIGHFPLRPKKLEILQINVGYMCNQVCEHCHVDAGPDRKEIMTRETMQQCLEVIKNTGAHTLDLTGGAPEMNPDFEWFVEEAAKAGIKDFIVRSNLTIIRANKKYYHLPDFFKKHNVHVISSMPHYTRGKTDKQRGDGVFDKSIKALQELNERGYGMPGSDLKLDLVYNPSGAYLPGDQVAMEKDFKKALKEDFDIQFHSLFAITNLPIARFLDYLIASENYEDYMYALVEAYNPSAVANVMCTNTISISWDGWLYDCDFNQMLDLKVASKVKHIKDYNEDLLNDRNIIISQHCYGCTAGAGSSCQGTVA from the coding sequence ATGGCTACAAAATCATTAAAAGCGAAAGGAAACGATTTAGCAGTTTCCAATAAGCAATTAGAAATACTAAACGGAGGAATCTTTGCTGATGGCGAATTGCCTTATTTTAAGGACAAAATTGCCGAGATAGGACATTTTCCTTTACGTCCAAAAAAGTTGGAAATTTTGCAAATTAATGTAGGCTACATGTGTAATCAAGTTTGCGAACATTGCCATGTAGATGCTGGTCCCGATCGTAAAGAGATTATGACTCGTGAAACTATGCAACAATGCTTAGAGGTCATAAAAAATACAGGAGCTCACACTTTAGATTTAACTGGTGGAGCACCAGAAATGAATCCTGATTTTGAATGGTTTGTAGAAGAAGCTGCTAAAGCCGGAATCAAAGATTTTATTGTTCGTTCTAACTTAACTATTATAAGGGCAAACAAGAAATACTATCACTTACCAGATTTCTTTAAAAAACATAATGTTCATGTTATTTCTTCAATGCCACATTATACCCGCGGTAAAACGGATAAACAAAGAGGAGACGGAGTTTTTGATAAGTCGATAAAGGCATTGCAAGAATTGAATGAAAGAGGTTATGGTATGCCAGGTAGCGATTTAAAGTTGGATTTGGTTTACAACCCATCAGGTGCATATTTACCAGGTGACCAAGTAGCAATGGAAAAAGATTTCAAAAAAGCCCTAAAGGAAGATTTTGATATTCAGTTTCATAGTCTTTTTGCTATTACCAACTTACCTATTGCACGTTTCTTAGATTATTTGATAGCCTCAGAGAATTATGAAGATTATATGTATGCGCTGGTTGAAGCATATAACCCCTCTGCCGTAGCAAATGTAATGTGTACCAATACTATTTCCATTAGTTGGGACGGATGGTTGTATGATTGTGATTTTAACCAAATGCTAGACTTAAAAGTAGCTAGCAAGGTAAAACACATTAAAGACTACAATGAAGATTTATTAAACGATAGAAATATTATTATTTCACAACATTGTTATGGCTGTACAGCAGGTGCGGGTAGTAGTTGCCAGGGGACTGTTGCTTAA
- a CDS encoding arsenosugar biosynthesis-associated peroxidase-like protein — translation MANTYYDPADLRKFRKITEWSEELGTKFFDYYGKVFEEGALSAREKSLIALAVSHVVKCPYCIDAYTKDGLQKGITKEEMMEAVHVGAAIESGATLVHGVQMMNKYNKLSM, via the coding sequence ATGGCAAATACGTACTACGACCCAGCAGATTTAAGAAAATTCAGAAAAATTACCGAGTGGAGCGAAGAATTAGGAACAAAATTTTTCGATTATTATGGTAAGGTTTTCGAAGAAGGCGCACTAAGTGCTAGAGAAAAGTCTCTAATTGCTTTAGCTGTATCTCATGTTGTTAAATGTCCGTACTGTATTGATGCCTATACCAAAGACGGATTACAAAAGGGAATAACAAAAGAAGAAATGATGGAGGCTGTACATGTTGGGGCTGCAATTGAAAGTGGAGCAACATTGGTTCATGGTGTACAAATGATGAATAAGTATAATAAATTGTCCATGTAG